TTGATTCAAAACTACTAAAATACATTAAGTTAATAAATGAATTATCATTAACATCTAAATTAATTTCAATATCACAAATAATTCTTCATATATAAACCTAGCACAAAAACTCCATATTATAAATAGATAGTTCATATCTATTAAGTTACAAATTACAACAGAAATAAACACGCGTCCATAATTTTAGAGATGTGCCACTTTTGATACTCTAACAAAATTATCCAACCACAACACAATTTCAATAAACATTAGAGTTAATAGGCATTTACactcctgtaatgttagcgaattttgcttttcccccctccgttgccaaagacaggttttggcaacggtttttcgttgccaaaacctgtctttggcaacggagggggaaaaacaaaattcgctaacattacaggggtgtaaatgcctattaaccctaaacattattatattcacaaaataaatttattatttatttataaatattcacTATTCttgtaaaattaaattaaatacccGACGTATTTAATTTATAGAcatagttaaaaaaaatattaataatataatgtgTTGGAATTCAAATAGGAAACAATTTATGACACACGTATTTAACACACGAGCATTATAATATTATAGTTATGATTTATGAAAATCAGATTCACAGTCActctttgcattttttattttattttaatttagataTATGATTTTAACTATATAAATTCAtttaaatagattaaaaaaaactaaatctacATTTCACAATCTTCATTTATTTATCAATAATTGTGTTTCTAATATCacaaaataaattcaataaatattatcataataaatatttaatatattcaaTAATTCatagaaattaaattaattatatactaGAAAGACCATTAATTCACCATCAATATATGTATCTAATGTAGGAATAATTACAATAATATCCTACAATATGTTTCTAATAGTCTGTTTCTAACGGTAATAAACTAGTCAAAGGAGAATTTATTTACTtacttttattatataaaaacattattttcatatgATAGCATAATATTAATGCAATAatgaatataataatttatattaatatttaagaaataatataaaaaaatactcgcccccgaaccggactaaaccggtggtataaagccaaaaaaaaaacgtTACAACAAcagcaataaaataaaatcttaattatatatatatatatatatatatatatatatatatatatatatatatatatatatatatatatatatatatatatatatatatatatatatatatatatatataacactttTCATTTCTTTCTCAATAAAGATAACATATTATATAACAATAAcaatgaatattaaaaaaaaaacaaaaccataTATAATTCATTCCAATGATGTAGAAAAAAATTTTAATCcaaataaaaagaattcattttgTTTTCTCATCACAAATGATCAAGCCAAATTATTATaagtcataaaataattaataatattaataataacattaatgataataataatataataatgatgattaatatttaaaaatatttttttatatatgatgtgagaaaatatatttagaacttttgaaatataatcaaaattttcaacaAGTATAAACTAACATAGTTTAATTATTAACCTTAAAATGTGTTTATTGTCATAGCAAATGAAACAATAATAAAGAATTGTCTTCTGAGAAGTTTGAATAACTAAAGAGATTAAGAAGGAGACAAAGACATACTGGGTATATAAATGATGTTTCTAATATTTTTACCTGAAATGATCTTTGCTTCATTCACATGGTTAGCAAGTATATTAATAGTCAGCCTAGTACCATTGTAGAGTTATTCAAATTAATCCAAATTCATTAACACTATAGTTGTCTAACTGATATCCAAATTTTATATCCGAAACAAATTAAACTCGCTAGTACAACCCATAAATGTGTATTCATTAGGTATGCATTAAACAACAATGCTTATAAGTTTTATGACCTAAATTCTAAATTGACCGTAAAATCAAACGATGTTGAACTTCATGAAGACAAATTTCCTTTTAAATCGAGAAATAGTGGGAGCACTGAATCGAATCACATTTGTGTAATAAGAAGCATTGAAAGCAATGACGAAGTAGAAATAGAACTTTAACTAAGTAAAAATAGTAAGATTTATTAAAGACTATGGGTTCAATTATGCATCCTATACAATACAAGAAGATCCAATAATTTTTAAGAAGTCATGTCATCTCTGGATGCACATTTGTGGCAAGAAGCTATTAACgatgaaatagattttctagagtCTAACAGGACCTGACACTTGTATTTTGGTTGCAAACCAATCGGTAGTAAatgagttttgaaaaagaaactaaaacttaAAGGAATAgttgataaatacaaggctcgtCTTGTAGGCAAAGGTTTTAGGCAAAGAAAAAATATAGATTTCTTCAATACTTTTCTCTAGTCATTAGAATCACGTCCATTATGGTAGTGATTTCAATTGgtgttatttataatttaatagtacACTAAATGGATGTTTAAATATCTTTTTTAAATGGTgacttaaaaaaataaatctataTGGACCAACCAAAAGGGTTTGTGATTCATGGGCAAGAAAGCAAGGTCGGTAAGTTAGAAAAGTATATGtatggtctaaaacaagctccaaaGTTATGATGTGaaaattttgataatttaatGATATCGAATgagtaaaaaataaatgaaagtgacaaatgtgTTTATTAAAAATCTGAAAACAAATTCACAATATCATATGTTTCTATGTATATGACTTACTCATATTTAGATCAAACATTCAAGTTGTTAATGATGTGAAATCATTGTTGTGAAACAAATTTGATATGAAAGACCTCGAAGAAACTAATGTGATTCTCATAATCAATATCATCATATGAAGGGAATATCTTTGGCTCAATCTCTTTATGTGGAGAAgttctaaaataaatataactacTTTGAATGTAAACTTGCATTCACACCATACAATCCTGTAAAACTATTTAAAAACACTGGTAATAATGTTAGACAAAATGATGATGTGAGTATCATTGGCAGTCTTAGGTATGTCATTGattgtactagacccgatatTACATAAGTTAGAGGATTAATTTGCAGGTTTACTAGTATACTAAGAAATGAGCATTGGCAAGTCATTGAGAGAGTTATGTGATACCTTAAAAGGACCATGGATGATGTTCTACATTATTAGAGATTTCTGGTCGTACTTGAAGGATACAACGATGCGTATCGGAATACATCATCAGATGATTCTGAAATAACTAGGGACTATATATTCAATATAGCTGGAGGAGTTGTATCTTACAAATCAAAGAAACCGACTATCTTTGCTCAGTCCACAATAGAGTTTGGAATCACAGCAATAGCAACAGCTAGTGAAGAAGCAAATTGGTTAAAATGCATGTTTGTTGAGATTCCTTTGTGGGAAAAAAACCTATGCCAAATGTATTAACCCACAACGATGTTACCTCGAATATTGGAAAAAAAATGAGAgccgttattataatggtaaaaggcGTCAAATAAGGAGAAAACACAACATTGATAAAGACGATAGCTCTAAAGGAGTTGTAAGAGTGGACCATGTAGGCACTGATGAAAACTTAGCAAATCTTTTGACAAAAGGATTAACTAAAAAGAAAGTTTATACATCCAAAAAATTGATCATGATGGTAACCCTACTTAAAAGATGGTAAATCTCAAGAATTAGGTTCAATGGTGATAAAAAATTCTTAGTAATATGAGATGATCATGCTAGTATAGATAAAGAGAAACATTAATCTTGAAGCAATAAAAGGATGAGACAATAGTAACTCTTAATGTGGTTTGTATTATGTACGAGTGAAGTGCCTAGCTACATGGATACTTTTAATAGACTCAGTTGTGTGATTGTAGAACTTAGGTTGGTTCCTATGGAATTTTGAGGCAAAATTCTTAGACCTTTCACTAAATAGGAATAAATGTGCCATTAAAGCACATGCTTTTACAATACACCCTAAAATAATATTGTGTACGAGTATGATGTATGAGatagaattaaaaatttattattaaattaatttattattaaatataaatggtttaaatcttttaataaaattaattaattaattaaaatgaaaattttaaaatttgatataaaaaaaatatgataggatacataacaaaattagaaaaaaaaaacataaacaaacataaaagagttataaaaaaaatcaaaaaagtgaaatgattatgatttatattaaggacaaaaatttcaaaataatttgaaggtggagaataattataataagttaatAGAAGCAATCGAGAAAAATTACACAGAAGAGAgcaataatacaaaagaaaatgaaaaattttgaaatattaaaataaaattgaggatattatagtaattattataatttttaaaatattaaagttgagattctctcccctcccctccaaatccctccgatttggagggacgcaaaaagtgtgttttggaggggttttgctccccttccctcccctcccctcataaaatttgaaccaaacacatttaattaaaaatattccctcccctcccctctcctcccctccatctaccccgaaccaaacacaccctaaatctCACATCGCTTGGATATCATACTTTATCGTtaacaaatttttaattttctgaaTACTATAACAAGATAGATTATATTTAAACAATATATCTAAGCTTTTCAAACCcctaattttgttttttaattagcaATTTGTATCTAGCGTGTTTCGAAactgagaccttgagaggagcacactctcatgACCCAAGCGTTTCACCACTagaccacacacacgcacactcAAACCcctaatttagaaaaaaaaattaattacccaAATTATagaaattttgatttttgtattaaaaataaaatttctaaaaCCCTCTTCACTTAAATTCTTCaattcttttaatttaatcttttcctttttttctaaGTCTTCACCTCCCTACCCTTATAACTCTCGAACAAAATCTTAGAGAATTATTTGAGTTTCTTAGTGTTTGAGAAACTATCaagtttttttattctctttgaagaattatttaaaattttctttgaGAAATTATTTTGAGTGATCAAATAAACATTATTGAATTTTCTTTGGACAAATTTAAATTttctcatttaaaaaattattacaatgGGTCTTTCTACCATATACTACGAGTATTATTTGTACCATATTTAATCGTCCTTTGTAGCATCAGATAGTGTATTTTTAGGCTGATTGTCTACCACACAAGTAGTTAGGGTGGCAAACGGACATGCCCACCTCGTTAAGGCCTGCCCATAAAAGCGGAGCGATGCGGGCCTAAAACATTGTTCCGCCCCACAAAAAATGAGTGTGGGGCGAGGTGGGCCCATAGTCATTTCACCTTTTTAGCCTAAAATTGTAAATTTTTATATTAATGCCCGCGCATGCAAAAACTTGCAAAGAAACGGAACAGTGCGTGTCCAACAGGTCAGATCCGTCTTGCCACCCCTGAAATAGTCATAGATTAATATAGAATTGAGTTGTTTCATTGTGGAGATGTCGTGGTTGATTGTTAGCCTATCACAATTTTAAACACCGACGCAAAAATGTCTTAAAGAGAGCGACCTGATCCGCAATTAGACCTGATAATTTCTTGGCggcatttttttcaaaattataaaacaaccaaaaaaagaaaatttctcaaaaaaaaaaatgcataTGCCATAGAAAACTTACTTTATATTCTAAAAAGCTGCATCAATAATCATTACACTGAATCACAAGAAATAATGGCACAGGTtatatcttattttttttattacaactACTACTGACTACACCCAAGAATAGTGTCTATAACTACATATAAAGAATTATCAACAATCATCCTTCCTTCTATTCGTATAGAAGAGGTTTTTTTAAGCAGATTAGTATAACCAATGATTGAATTGCTTATCAAACTTTTTTATTTAAGACCTGCATCAAAAGAGATCTAAAAAGAAAACCACACATCATGTGGAAAACTTAAGAGTTGGTTAATATTTTTGTTGGGGGTGATAATTCATAACTTAGAGTTGGTGGCTGGTCTTTTGGGAATATGCTTCCTCGTCAGGCCTTCTTGAACCAATGAAACAAGTAGCTGCAATTCAACAATGGATAAACTTAGACGAGCTGAACCAAGgaaaagaacacacaaagatatGAAAAGGAAGATGAAATGATGTAATCATTTACCTCTCCTTTCTGATTGAACATTTGGCCTGTAACAAAGCCGCGCGCATTAAAGGCGGTAGGACTAAAGATCTGTAGAACAAATTTGGTTCGGGGTATTAACACCTTTACAACACACCACACACAATTTTGTTGTTGCAGGTTTACTTTTCCAAAATAATGAAGACACTCACCACATATAGCACCCAGTCATCAGCTCTAAAAGGTCTGTGAAACCACATGCTGAAAGAAAAATAACAATTGAAACATCAAATACTGATAAGCTACAAAGCTTGAAAATTAGCTAGGCAGGTCGGTAAAACCAAAAGGACTGTGATACTTACGAGTGGTCCAAACTCAAGGTACTCATCTTTAAACCCCTCCGACGATGGGGATTCATACTTACTTGAAGAAATATTATATCAGAAGTAAATGCAGCCACACACCTGCAATACAAACCATACACAGATTATTTGATATAAGATCATTGATAAGCTGAGTCAATTTTCCAAAGTCTCTACTTTCACAAACTCTTCAGTCAAGTTCTTTCTTTGAACAATAGTTTTCCATTAACTCAACACTTTCAAGCACAAGGCTCCTGGTTTAGTACATCAGTAAAAGCCCTCCCAGTTCATGCATTAGAAAATTTCACTAAACTGTTTGAAATCAGAATatctaacaaaatattaaaaaaaggtaGTACCTACCTATGCAAGGCCTGATCATCCGACAACTTTCCCTTTGCTCTAAACCAGTATCTCAAACtgcattcaaattttaaacaagttTAGACAATATGTAGTACCATTAAGAATCCCAGATATCAAGGCTATGAGAAAATGATTCACAGAGAAAGGATTATTGTAAGCGGAAACTACGAGAGAGCGCCCAGCTAACCTAGGAGGAGACTTGGTCTGATTTGTTTCAAGTGTAGGTTCACAGAACCTTATCTCTACGGGCCAGTGAATGAATTGAGCTCTAGCAACTTCGTTCCGGTAAGTTCTGAAACAAAAAAGTTTGTAAATATGGCATAGAAAATCATCATATAGACACATACCTATGTGAGATTGATTTACATTGGAAGACGGGGATCAGTAAGAAGTTGCTCTAGTAACTCTTCCAATGATACAAGCTATAACAAAAAAGCAAAATCTATTATTAGTCCAAAATTCCTAGCAGCATTTGGcgttttttattgaataaaagtTTTGCTGCTTGCCTCATCTGGGGTAGGGACAGATGGCATAGACACTTCCTGGTGTTGAAACCCTAACTCCTCTTTCTGTAGGAGTAagttaataacaaaaataatgtaCCTCGAATATTAACTAGCAATCATCAACTGGTTATATTTTTAAATCATGAAAAATTGAAACTGCAACTACATGAGGAATACCTGAAATGAAGCCAGCAAAGTGAATATGACATTTCCCTTTTGAATGGCATCCACTTTCCTCATAGAAAAGTTTGTTCCATCATGCAAACGCTTAACTTTATATTGAATTGGTACTGAAACATGAAAGAGCATACAATGTATAACATCAAAGCACTGTCAACATAGTTCAGTGATTAAACATACTTACTGTTAAAATCCCCCGGAAGAAGAAAATACGCATGCAAGCTATGAACAATTTTTAAACAATCAACAGACTTTGATGCTGCAGCCAGTGCCTGGGGATTACACATTACTGCATAAGAAGTCGTCTACCCTTAGAAAGTACTATATGAAGAAGACATAGTAATTTTACGATACCTGTCCAACTAACTGTCCCCCAAACACATTATCAGACTTTGGAGCATCTATAGGGGTTATTCCTTGAAAAATATCTACCTTCCGAAGCGAAAGAGTGGAAAGATATAAGACTTATTATCATCAAAGATAAACGAGGACATGATTTTTTCATTATCTAGTAACATAAATCAGTCAATTATAACATATAATGTGTGTTATCGAGCACCTCTATTGGTTCCAAGTGCAATATATGCTCTATAGGTGAGCATTTCTCAAGAGATTTTTCTGCACTGTCGATAAACTTTGGCTGCAACAGCGCCAAGTACTCATGCAGCAGCACTAGACAAGATAGCTGCATAGCACAAAAACAAAAGTTGCTAAAGGactgaaaaaaaaacatttatttacaATTATATCATGTTGATATTGGAAGGAAGTACACAATAAACCAAAAATGGAGAACCTTAGTCAAAGCTACGACATCAGCATGGTGAACTGCATTAGATAAACCTGCAAGTTGCAAGTTCACATTAAAGAGCAGTTTTGAACGTAGCTGCATAAGCACGAAGTTTGTTATTTACCAGTAACGCTAGATCCAAAATAGTCATATCTTTTAAGTTGAAAATCTTGATCCTTTTCATCATCAGCGATATCAGATCCAATAACCTTAGCCTTCAAACCAAGAAACTGAATGTTAAGcacaaaatgtaaaattttaaatgatAATATTACATAAACAACGCACCAATCCTTCCGAAATGAAGTAAAGACCATCTCCAGATTCTCCTTTGCGAACAACATACTCTCCAGGCTCTTCACAAGAACCAGCCATGCAAGAACAGAAAATGTTAATTGCGTGAAGTTGAAGTAAACAACGAAACATTCAAAATTATGAATTTACCATAGTTTTTTATAATCACATGTTGAGATAAATTCTTTAAAGACAATGTAGGAAGCTTCTGAAGCAGTGGAACACAAGCGAGGAACTCCAACGCTGCAACAAGATCAAACAGTGTGAACCAAATCAAATAATCCTAACTCAAATTCATAttcatttttaagttttttacGCCCGAGTTTTAGTCTCAATCATTTTCGGTGGATTATATgaattttaaatgtttgtgacAATTTTGCTAACATTAAGAAAATTGActttaaaataacattaaaaaaaaaaaggttcatTTCATAAAATAAGTAGAGGACCAAAAATGTCTAGAACTAAACAAAAAAGTGAAATCTCGacagaaaaaaaaactaagaaaatatttttggtgaGGCTCTCACCTTCTTTCCTCGTCATTATAGAGAGACAATCGAATTaaggattttgaatttttgtcatttttatataaacaacaacaacaaaatttaatgatttcagatataaatagaatttaattacaattattataattaattgatttatattttttttatgtttttaatttttttttatggtttttaataTACACTAATTCAAGTGGTGTAATCGATTAACACAGAGAGTTTAACCACCGGTTACATCTTGGTGAAGCATTTCTGAAAAAAGTATTTTAGGAGTTGGTGTGATTATCATTCTCACcgtcaatttttttttttctatttctctaTTTCTGTTATAAAAGAATTACAAGTGTGAGTAATATGAGAGGAAGTCCCATATTAGTTCGGAATGTGaagacttgagcatttataagtaaGAGAATCAACGCATCTATCACCTCAAGGTTTTAGGTGAGTATGTGGTActagtgtgtctctcacaaatgtGTGTTGCTCAAAAATGAAATGTCCGACGAGTAAAAATTCTTCCTAGTGTTGATCCCCCGATTTCCCCACCAAGCGCGAACCCTTCACTTTGAGTTGAAGACGGAAGAAGATTTAAGAGTTGTGAAGAAACCAATGGTCTAATTTAAGTGGATGTAATAATTACAAGACCGACAATGATGTTGCAACGTCCTGATGAAatgtaatattaaatttttgataTCGATTATCTACGTAATGTTACCTATTTTGATGTTAATTTatgtttttcttcaactttctgcaTTTGTTACTGGTTTTTGTTTGAGCTACTTAACATAGTGTattttagagatgcatctccgtaaaaATCTCTGAATTTTGAAATAATGCTATTACTGAGATACACCTCTAGATTAACCTTAATATAGAtacagagatgtatctccgaacaaGTTTTTTGGGCAACCTCAGGGTGGCTCACTCAAGAAAGCATTGGGGAGCATAATATACATGCAACTAGAGATAGATCTTCAAAATCTAGGGATATTTCCAGCATGATGAACTAGTACCTCATGGAGTGAATAAATTAATGCCCACCATTAATCCCTCAAACCTCCATCCTTTCCAACAATCAATTCTCATTCTCAATCAGGCTCTAGCCCATCCCTACCCTTAAGTCCAAACATTTCCTTTCGGTCAATTTATTTTCCCACCCTTGTATTTTCTCACAAATTCTTTGGCGAAATTTCAAAAATGCCCTTAAAATTTGAAGATTTTTCTCAGGATGTACCCTTTTTTTTACAAGATTGATAGCAAATGAGTGAGTCACCCTATTATAATTCTTTCAGGGATGTATATCCGAAAATACCTTATTTTCTTAACGAAAAGTAGTGTTTTccaatatgcatatccgaaagttccttattatatttttgaaaatttagtaTTGGGTACATCTGGATAGACAGACCTAGAAGTCATGCTCATGCATCAACAAtgcaacaaatatttaaatatcatcAATTCCTCTATTAAgaaaaacaattgaaaaataaaaaaacgattaaaataaaattataaaaatacaacaaaaaaatcaaataaaatcaaattaattgtCTACAAATTTTTCCGAAAACTTTCAAAaatatgaaaaacaaaaaataaatcagataaaatagaaaaacaaggaatttagggtttttagggtGGTGTCACATATTTTAAATAGTTTCAATATACAGGACTTTGATCCTTGATTTTTTCTGATTAAATAACACgttaaattttaattcaaaatcaattttttagaaAATCGAGTTTTTACGCTAGATTGTGTAAAAGTCAAATACGCAGAACGCTATGGCCAAAAATACAATTCCTATGActctaatattatttaaaattgatAGACAGTCCCCAACAACAACGTTAATTTCAATGAAAAACATGTAGTAAATAAGATAAGGTGTTTTTGAGTATGTATCTCCAAATTTATCCTAAaaattttcgaagatgcatctctgaatcaATTTTTAACAAAAACGATGTAAGGTGCACTCGGTGATGCATCTCCAACATTTTTTATggacaattttatatttttagaggTGTGAGAAACACCATAAGATTGGGAAAAGAAATTGTCATCCTTCCATGCTGCTGAAAGGAAGAATTGTGATATTAGATCTTAGTCATCACAAAATGAAAAGTGATATAAGATCCATCGACTCAAATCTCTCTCAATACCACAAAGGTTTTAAAGTACATAAAACTATACTAATGGCAGATGATATACGAGCAATGTTATTAATCAGATGTATGGTTAGGTCTCATTGTCATATAAATCAAGTCTCCCAATTTTGTATACGAGAGAAAACACATTTAAACTCAAATATAGAGTTCATTACAAACACAATCAAGAAAGATTTCCCATTGATGAAGGTTTGTAATTACCATACAATTGTACTTTTCAATATCTTCCCTCTCAGTAGGCCCCTGTAACTTACATACAATTGTTAATGAACCATTAGTTCATTTATTCCTTGCATAAATAAACATGTCAGTTTTCAACTAAATGTCTAAACTCTTTTCCAACAACGCCTTCACCTTTTCCCACAATTCACAAAGTATACCAATTGACATTGATAAATCCGTCCATTTTTCCCCATCATCTTTCTCTCAAGCAAATCCATCATCCTCTACTATGGAAGCTTTCAAATCTTATTCATCCCCTTctcatcatcttcctttttctacCCCCCAAGTAAGCTTACCATTTTTCCTTCTTATAGTAGTATAGTCATTGAAGTAAATATTCCTCATTTATTAGGATTTCCAGTAAGCATAGCATTGTTCCTTATCTCATAATTCTATTTATAAAATGGTCTAAACAATCTTAAAcactataatattaaaataatatattacaattattttatatattaaaaataaaataatatttgtctgAATTATTCAACAAGTGTCGAGCTACTATGCGTATCCAACACTACAACAAGTCCAGAATAGAGCTTTCTtctattactttttttaattattttttggtaaaaattcataacttagaGTTGGTGGCTGATCTTTTGGGAATGCGCTTCCTTGCCAGGCCTTCTTGAACTAATGAAATAAGTAGCTGCAATTCAACAATGGAAAATCTTAGACTACCTGAACTAAAGAAATGGAGATAGAGGTAATAGATGAAATGATGTAATAATCCTTTACCTCTCCATTCTGATTGAACATTTGGCCTGTAACAAAGCCGCGCGCATTAGAGGCGGTAGGACTAAAGATCTGTAGAACAAATTCGGTTTGGGGTATTAACAACTTTACAACACACCACACAATTTTGTGAATAATTTAAATTTAGTAAAAGTCAACTATTTAactagttaaataattaatgacCTAATAAAATATACTTGGATAGTTTAATTgttattaaaaaattgttttcacCAAGAATTTTGTTGTTGTAGGTTGTGACATTCCCAAAATAATGAAAACACTCACCACATATAGTACCCAGTCATCAGCTCTTATAGGTCTGTGAAACCACATgctgaaatgaaaataaaaattgaaacatcAAATACTGAGCTACAAAGCTTGAAAACTTGCTAGGCATGCCTCacattttatcattttaatatataaataacttATTTTACAACCAAAAAGAGTGTGGTACTTACGAGTGGTCCAAACTCAAGAGACCAATCTTTAAACCCCTCCGACGGTGGGGATTCATACTTACATGAAGAAATACTAGATCAGAAGCAAATGCAGCCACACACCTGAAATTCAAACCATACACAAATTGTTTGATATAAGACCATTGATAAGCCTATTGTTTAAACTTATGGGATATTTGGTTTGGATGTGACGTAACAGTTGAATTTCAGCAAAGTAAAATGGACCAGTGCATTGGTAAGCCATAAGCTCAAAAGGGTTCTTGTTAAAGGAACTTGATAGATATAAAAATCAGTCATGCACATTCACCTAATAACTTCCAACATAAGCAGTTGGGAGTTGGATCTTAGACAGGTTCGGCTTAGATGCATATGTACAAT
The Vicia villosa cultivar HV-30 ecotype Madison, WI linkage group LG6, Vvil1.0, whole genome shotgun sequence genome window above contains:
- the LOC131609613 gene encoding acyl-CoA hydrolase 2-like, which encodes MFRCLLQLHAINIFCSCMAGSCEEPGEYVVRKGESGDGLYFISEGLAKVIGSDIADDEKDQDFQLKRYDYFGSSLSNAVHHADVVALTKLSCLVLLHEYLALLQPKFIDSAEKSLEKCSPIEHILHLEPIEVDIFQGITPIDAPKSDNVFGGQLVGQALAAASKSVDCLKIVHSLHAYFLLPGDFNIPIQYKVKRLHDGTNFSMRKVDAIQKGNVIFTLLASFQKEELGFQHQEVSMPSVPTPDELVSLEELLEQLLTDPRLPITYRNEVARAQFIHWPVEIRFCEPTLETNQTKSPPSLRYWFRAKGKLSDDQALHRCVAAFTSDIIFLQVSMNPHRRRGLKMSTLSLDHSMWFHRPFRADDWVLYVIFSPTAFNARGFVTGQMFNQKGELLVSLVQEGLTRKHIPKRPATNSKL